CTATTATGCTGCGGTGATGATCCCGGAGGATTTTTCATCGTCGCTCGTGGCCGTGCTCGACGGAGATCCGCAACAGTCCGCGGTGACGTATGTCGTCAATGAAAAAGTGAATGCCATCGCTCCGAAGATGACGGATACGGGTGCTTCGACAATCACCCGGGAGATCAATGAACAGTTTTCAGCGGAAACGTCACGGCTCATGTTCGCACTCTTTGATGAACTGGGAATCCAGCTTGAAGAGGAACTGCCGACGTTTCGGGCCATGAAGGATGTCGTCTTTGAACTCGAAGGGATGATGGGTGATGCCCGGCAGTTCGGGGATACGATCATCGCCCTGGAAGAAGAGTGGGATGAACTCGACGACTATGCGCAAACGATCCAGTCCGTCGAGACGTACATACCGGCCATCGAAGCGTATGCAGAAGGCGTTGTGGCATTGGACGATTCGTTCGATGAGATCACAGAACAAAGTGAAACGATTCTGACCCTGGAGTCGGAGCTTGATCAGTTCGAAGCAGCACTTGATGGATTGAACCGGCTGCAGGCGAGCCTGCCTGAATGGAACGAGGAAGTAGAGGCGGTCTTTGAAGAAGGTGAATCGCTCCAAGGTGAGAGTGATCGCCTGATGGAGGAACTGAACCTCCTCGAGGAGCAGGCAGATAAGTTCCTGCAGGAACTGGACGAGGCCGCCGTCAACTATGAAACGGCAACCGATTTTGCAGAAGACGGGATGATCAGGCTCGATTCAGAGGCTGAACAGTTCAGTCAATCACTTGAGGCGTTAGAGGACAGACTAAAGGACGTGGAAGATCACGAGGCATGGGATAAACTCGAAGCCGCCGCCGGTGAGGTTCAAGAGAACATCGATACGTATCTGGACACGCTTCACGAATTGGAGGCTGTTCTCCTCTGGCTCGAAGAACATGTTGCAGATGCGGATGTCACGCCTGCTCTGGAGGCTGTTCAAAGGCAGCTTGAACGATTGGAAAGCTGGCAGGTGACGCTGGACGATATGGCTGAGAAGCTGGAAGAAGGCGACGTGTCAGAGGAACAAATAGATCGGTGGCTCGAACAGCTGGACGATGCGGCAGACGCAATTGCTTCAGGCATTGAGAGGCTCGAAGAGAATGAGGGCCGGATTGAGCGCCTGATGGGCCGGGCGGTTGAGTCGATTGCCGAGGAAGTGGAACGGTTAGAAGAAGAGGAGCTAGAGGCTTATTTGACCGGCTTCCTCGAGTTCAGCGAAGACGCACTGAAGGAAACGGAACGGCGCCTGGAAGAGCTGGACGAGTGGCTGTCGACCATCGACGGTGACGACGTGGATGACGCTTTGATCGAGCAGGTGAGAGCCCTGAGTGATCAGCTTCAGACAGTGGAGGCCCTGTTGGCAAGTGTAACAACCGGTCTGGAAGCTTTTGCGGCCTATGATGTCGAGGGGCAGTTGGCAGAGGGCCTCGCCCAACTTGATGACGTGATCGATCGGCTGACAACGCTTCAGCAACAACTCGCTGAAGTGGAAGAGGCGCTGTCAGGAGCGTCTCATCCGGTCGAGCCCCTTACCGAGGAAGCGAGTGAGACGATTACGGATACAAGGCGTCAGGTCGACGATGCGCGTTCCTGGCTGATGGGTGACGGGGTGGATTTTGCCACGGACGTAGACGAAGAGATCCGCCGCCAAGGGGACCGGCTTTATGACGCGCTCGACATGTACCAGTCGCTGGTCGCAGATATGCAAAGTGCGCTGGAGCAGGGTCAGGAATCGATCGCGTCCGGCTTTACGTCAGCCCGGGAAGTCACCGAGGCGACGATGCCGGAAGCAGAACAGCGGCTGAACGCGTTGACCGAGGAGTTAAATGCGCGCTACCCGGAGCTTGAAAGACGGGTCACGACGCTTGCCCGGTTTGTCCGGGAGGATCTGCCTGTCGTAGAAAGGCAGGTCCATAGCCTGTCACAGTGGATGCAAGAGGAACTGCCGGAGATCCGCGAGGACTATGAACGGGTGAATGACTGGCTCGAGGAGGACTGGCCGGCAGTGAGTGAAGGGGTGGAAATGCTTTCGGCCTTTGCCTCTGAGGACCTGCCTGTGATCGATGAAGAGATCCGCTCTGTGTCGGATACGGTCCGCGAACTGGAAGAAGACGAGCAGATTCAGGAAATGATTTCAGTGCTTCGTAATGACCTGGCGGAGGAGGAGGCCTTCTTCGCGGAACCGGTGGTGCTTGACGAGAACCAGCTGTTTCCGATTCCGAATTACGGATCGGCCAACGTGCCCTTTTATACCCCGCTTACCCTGTGGGTGGGGGCGCTGCTCTTGAGTAATCTCGTCACAACGAATCTGCATGAAAAAGACCAGCGGGCAGGTTTTACATTACGGCAGATCTACGTCGGCCGGGGCCTCTTGTTCATGGTCATTGCGATTTTACAGGGGCTGATTGTATCGCTTGGGAATCTGCATTTATTAGGGGTCTATGCGGCCCATCCGGTCTGGCTGGTCGTGTTTTCCGTTCTGATTGCCCTCGTCTTCATGACGATCGTGTATACGTTTGCGTCGATTCTCGGCAATATCGGCAAGGCGATTGCCATTGTCTTTCTTGTGTTGCAGTTATCCGGCGGCGGCGGGACGTTCCCGATCGAAGTCACGCCGCCGTTTTTCCAGGCGATACACCCGTTTTTGCCATTCACGTATGCGATTAATCTTCTTCGTGAGGCGGTTGGGGGCATGATTGTTTCAAACGTGCTGTATAACCTGGCGATTCTCGGTGGGTTCTGGGTGCTGTCACTGGTCATCGGGCTCCTGTTGAAGCCGATCCTCGAAGCCCGCATCACAGAAACGTATCAAAAATCAAAGTCGAGCCGCCTGGTTGAGTAGACATGGCTCGTAGAGAGGTACGAACAAAAACCGGCACCCCGTTTTTTCGGAGGTGCCGGTTTTGTACGTATGTCAGAGGACGTTATATCTGAACCGTGTCGAGCAGAAAACGCAGCGCGCGTGGTCGACCTGAACGTCACTGGGCCAGTTCATAAATCCGGAAGACATCGTCTTTTTCAAGCTTGACGAAGTTGCCGATCGGGCCGTTTTCCGTGGCTTTCCGGGCCATTTCTTCAAAGTGCTTGTCGTCGATCTCCACTTCGGAGAGGCGCGTCGGCATACCGATGGAGACGAAAAAGGCTTCGAGCTTGGCAATGCCTTGCAGCGCAGTCTTCTCCAGGTCATCGAGATCGATCTCCACATCGAAGACGCGGTTGGCGAACTGCGCGAAGCGCTTCACGTCGTGCTTGTACACATACTTCATCCACGCCGGGAACATGATCGCCAGTCCTGCCCCGTGGGCAATGTCATAAATGCCGCTGATCTCATGCTCGATGCCGTGCGTGGCCCAGCAGCCGATGCGGCCGACACCAAGGCTGTCGTTATGCGCGATGGTGCCGGCATACATGATTTCGGCCCGGGCGTCATAGTTATGGGATTCGTTCAGGACTTTCGGTGCCTGGTTCATGATCGTGCGCAGCGTGCCTTCACACAGACGGTCGGTGACTTCCACGTGGGTGGAGTTGGTGAAGTACCGCTCGAAAATGTGCGACGTCATGTCCGTGATCCCGCAGGCCGTCTGATAATCAGGCAATGTATAGGTGAGCTCGGGGTTCATGATCGCAAATTTTGGACGCAGTCCCCCGTGACCGAAAGCCTTCTTATAGTCGCCGTCCTGATTGGTGACGACGGTTCCGCCGCTCGTTTCGCTGCCTGCAGCAGGGATGGTCAGCACGACGCCGATCGGGAGGGACTGTTCATACGATGTTTTTCCCGTGAAGAAATCCCAGGCGTCCCCGTCATAATAGACGGCTGCGGCGATCGCTTTGGCGGAGTCGATGACGCTTCCGCCACCGACGGCCAGGATGGCGTCAACCTCTTCGGATCGGCAGAGCTCCACCCCTTCCCGGACCAGAGAAATCAGCGGGTTCGGTTTCACGCCACCGAGTTCGAGGTATTCGACGCCTGCGTCAGTCAGTGACTTTGTGATCCGGTCGTAAAGGCCGCTTTTTTTGATGCTGCCGCCACCGTAGTGAAGCAGCACCTTTTTTCCGATCTGTTTCGTTTCTTCACCGGTTTTGGTTTCCGTGTCTTTCCCGAAAATCAGTTTTGTGGCATTTTCATAGATAAAGTTCTCCATATGTACCCCTCCGTCGCTTGATTTTGCGTTCATTCTCCATTGTAGACGAAACCGTTTTCTCCGGCAAACGTAAGCCTTCCACACGATTTTAGAGATTTCTTGTTACGATCGGGGTTTTCTCCAACGCGGATAACGGGTAGACTGTACGTAATACCTGCTACAGCGGAACATTTTTCCGCAGAAAGGGGGCGCACATACATGGAAATCAATATGTCACTTGCTGCGAACCAGCTGCAGACGCAGCAGCAGAATTACAGTGTTGCAGGACAGCAGCAACGGATGGACGATCTCGGTCAAGAGGATATCAATGCGATTCAGAACATTGATGAGTCGGAAGAGGCCCGGCAGGATCTGCAGGAACGCGACCGCGATGAACGGATGGATGACCAGCGCCTGCGCCAGCAGCAAATGCAGCAGGTCCAGCAAAACGCCCAGCCTTATCTTGGGTCGAACATCGATTTTTTTGCATAACCAACGCGAAAACACCTGCCGCAGGCTCATGCCCGGCAGGTGTTTTCTGTATGGTTCAGATCATATAATCGTCTTCAGGGTCAAGCCGCCTGTCCACATGCCGTCTGCGGTAAATAATGGCGTTGATTTCCGCACCGACGACAAGGATGATGCCGATGAGGAAAAGCCAGAGCATCAGGACGATAATGCCCCCGAGACTGCCGTACGTCTGGGAGAAATTGGCGAAATTACTGATGTAGACAGAGAACCCGAAGCTTGTCAGCTGCCAGGATAACGTGGCAAAGATCGCCCCTGGCAATGTGTAGCGAAACGGAATCTTCTTATTGGGTGCAAGGGTATACAGGACGGCGAAAATCAGACCGAGCAGGCTGATACTCACGACCCATCGAAGCAGCATAAACAGCTCTTCAAGTTCTTCGGTCAAGACCCCGAACGAACTGACGAAGCTGATGATGGTATCCCCCAAAACCGGTAAGAGCAGTGCGATGATCAGGGCAACGATCAGGCCGAACGTGAGGCCGATCGAGATGAGCCTCGCTTTCCAGAACGGGCGGATGACCGTCACATTATAGGCTTCGTTCTGGGCTTTGATAAAGGTATTCATGCCGTTGGACGCGCTCCAGATCGTGCCGAGAACCCCGAATGTCAACAGCCCTGTGCGCTGCTCGGTGATCAGATCGACAATTTGATCCTCGATCATTTCGGCGATATCACCGGGGACGAAGTCATATAAGAGACTGATAATCACATTCGGATCCAGGTTGAAGTACGGAATAATGGAAAGAATCAGAATCAGCATCGGGAACAGCGACAGCATGTAATAGTAGGCCTGGGCCGCCGCAAGGACGGGGACATTGTCCCGTGAGAACTCCTGGGCCAATGCTTTGAAAAAATCGATGACAGATCTGACGGCTTTGTTCTTGATCATCGAAGTGCCTCTTCTTCGCTCAAAATGGTCTCAAGCCAGTTGCGGACATCGTCAAAGACCTCGCGTCGGTTGATTTCGTTGAGCATTTCATGGCGCCCGTTTGGGTACAGGGTCATCGTCACGTCCGTCAGGCCGAGTTGGTCATACATCCTTTTCAGGGTGATGACCCCTGTACCGTTTTTGCCGACCGGGTCACGGTCCCCGGAGATGAGCAGGACCGGAAGCGATTTGGGCACCATGCGGAGGCGCTCAGGTTCGACGAGCTTCGGCAGGGAGGTGAACAGCTCCTTATAAAAAACGATCGGAAAGAGCGTGCCGCAATACGGGTCTGCATCGTAGGAGCGGACCGCTTCAGTGTCCCGGCTGAGCCAGGCGGCGTCACTCAGATCGGCGTCGTCAAAGCCGTCGTTATTTCCGGAGAAAGCGACTTTATCGAGTAACGCGGCGGGTTTCTCACCGCCGAAGAGCCGTTCCTGGATGGCGGCAAGTTTGGCGCCTAGGCATACATCGATTCCCGCGTTCACCGTCGTTCCGCTCAAGATCACACCGTCAATCAGGCGTCCGTAGCGGATCATGAATTCCTGGGTGATGAAGGAACCGAAACTGTGACCGAGTAGAATGACCGGGGTATCCGGAAAGCGCGTCTTGAATGTTTCGACGAGGACGCGCTGATCCTCGACAATTTTGTGGAACCCGTCCGACCCGATTTGACCGAGCAAATGGTCAGCCCCTGCTGTGCGTCCATGCCCCCGGTGATCGGAAGCGGCGACGGCATAGCCCTGTTTATTGAGGTAGCTGGCAAACGCTTCATAGCGCCCACCGTGTTCAGCCATACCGTGGGCGATCAGGACCAGGGCTTTTGGTGAAGGGATAGCGGTCCATTGGTAGACGAATAAGGGTTGATTGTCATACCCGTTCAACTTGCTTCCTTGCAGCTGTTGCATCATAATTCCCCCTTTTGCGCTTTCTGTCTGCCTATATTATACAGCAGAATGCGTCAAAAGCGAATCCCGAATGGATTTTTCCTGAGGACTGGAAAAGGACGATGGCGCTGCCGATATAACCTTTGAACCTGAAAGAAGGAGGGGTAGAGTGGATATTGCGATGATGTCCATCGCCATGCACCAGGGCCAGG
This Salisediminibacterium beveridgei DNA region includes the following protein-coding sequences:
- a CDS encoding YhgE/Pip domain-containing protein — translated: MKNSVAIFLQDLRNIKRVPLVGMLFIGLAILPSLYAWFNLSAAWDPYGNTGGVSVAVVNEDAGAEVDGERIDIGEELEESLMTNDQLGWTMVEDEETATDGVKSGDYYAAVMIPEDFSSSLVAVLDGDPQQSAVTYVVNEKVNAIAPKMTDTGASTITREINEQFSAETSRLMFALFDELGIQLEEELPTFRAMKDVVFELEGMMGDARQFGDTIIALEEEWDELDDYAQTIQSVETYIPAIEAYAEGVVALDDSFDEITEQSETILTLESELDQFEAALDGLNRLQASLPEWNEEVEAVFEEGESLQGESDRLMEELNLLEEQADKFLQELDEAAVNYETATDFAEDGMIRLDSEAEQFSQSLEALEDRLKDVEDHEAWDKLEAAAGEVQENIDTYLDTLHELEAVLLWLEEHVADADVTPALEAVQRQLERLESWQVTLDDMAEKLEEGDVSEEQIDRWLEQLDDAADAIASGIERLEENEGRIERLMGRAVESIAEEVERLEEEELEAYLTGFLEFSEDALKETERRLEELDEWLSTIDGDDVDDALIEQVRALSDQLQTVEALLASVTTGLEAFAAYDVEGQLAEGLAQLDDVIDRLTTLQQQLAEVEEALSGASHPVEPLTEEASETITDTRRQVDDARSWLMGDGVDFATDVDEEIRRQGDRLYDALDMYQSLVADMQSALEQGQESIASGFTSAREVTEATMPEAEQRLNALTEELNARYPELERRVTTLARFVREDLPVVERQVHSLSQWMQEELPEIREDYERVNDWLEEDWPAVSEGVEMLSAFASEDLPVIDEEIRSVSDTVRELEEDEQIQEMISVLRNDLAEEEAFFAEPVVLDENQLFPIPNYGSANVPFYTPLTLWVGALLLSNLVTTNLHEKDQRAGFTLRQIYVGRGLLFMVIAILQGLIVSLGNLHLLGVYAAHPVWLVVFSVLIALVFMTIVYTFASILGNIGKAIAIVFLVLQLSGGGGTFPIEVTPPFFQAIHPFLPFTYAINLLREAVGGMIVSNVLYNLAILGGFWVLSLVIGLLLKPILEARITETYQKSKSSRLVE
- a CDS encoding iron-containing alcohol dehydrogenase, which encodes MNAKSSDGGVHMENFIYENATKLIFGKDTETKTGEETKQIGKKVLLHYGGGSIKKSGLYDRITKSLTDAGVEYLELGGVKPNPLISLVREGVELCRSEEVDAILAVGGGSVIDSAKAIAAAVYYDGDAWDFFTGKTSYEQSLPIGVVLTIPAAGSETSGGTVVTNQDGDYKKAFGHGGLRPKFAIMNPELTYTLPDYQTACGITDMTSHIFERYFTNSTHVEVTDRLCEGTLRTIMNQAPKVLNESHNYDARAEIMYAGTIAHNDSLGVGRIGCWATHGIEHEISGIYDIAHGAGLAIMFPAWMKYVYKHDVKRFAQFANRVFDVEIDLDDLEKTALQGIAKLEAFFVSIGMPTRLSEVEIDDKHFEEMARKATENGPIGNFVKLEKDDVFRIYELAQ
- a CDS encoding YihY/virulence factor BrkB family protein, coding for MIKNKAVRSVIDFFKALAQEFSRDNVPVLAAAQAYYYMLSLFPMLILILSIIPYFNLDPNVIISLLYDFVPGDIAEMIEDQIVDLITEQRTGLLTFGVLGTIWSASNGMNTFIKAQNEAYNVTVIRPFWKARLISIGLTFGLIVALIIALLLPVLGDTIISFVSSFGVLTEELEELFMLLRWVVSISLLGLIFAVLYTLAPNKKIPFRYTLPGAIFATLSWQLTSFGFSVYISNFANFSQTYGSLGGIIVLMLWLFLIGIILVVGAEINAIIYRRRHVDRRLDPEDDYMI
- a CDS encoding alpha/beta hydrolase, encoding MQQLQGSKLNGYDNQPLFVYQWTAIPSPKALVLIAHGMAEHGGRYEAFASYLNKQGYAVAASDHRGHGRTAGADHLLGQIGSDGFHKIVEDQRVLVETFKTRFPDTPVILLGHSFGSFITQEFMIRYGRLIDGVILSGTTVNAGIDVCLGAKLAAIQERLFGGEKPAALLDKVAFSGNNDGFDDADLSDAAWLSRDTEAVRSYDADPYCGTLFPIVFYKELFTSLPKLVEPERLRMVPKSLPVLLISGDRDPVGKNGTGVITLKRMYDQLGLTDVTMTLYPNGRHEMLNEINRREVFDDVRNWLETILSEEEALR